In Bacillus sp. KH172YL63, one genomic interval encodes:
- the cysQ gene encoding 3'(2'),5'-bisphosphate nucleotidase CysQ, giving the protein MLNEVIEIAIGAGQKIMGVYNQKYKIEQKADLSPLTVADQLSHEWIQGSLAQLPEKMPILSEEGSDVPYGERRCWKTFWMVDPLDGTKEFIKRNGEFTVNIALISENRPVLGVIYAPALDMVYCAEKGKGAYKIHHASSPLKKKMVKIATSSPEVKKVILSRSHLNDATSAYVASLQQKGLKLQYESIGSSLKFCQVAEGTAHYYPRYAPTMEWDTAAGQIIVEEANGQVLVKHTGMPLQYNKENLTNPAFLCTIPTTE; this is encoded by the coding sequence ATGCTGAACGAAGTAATTGAGATTGCCATCGGAGCAGGACAGAAAATAATGGGTGTATATAATCAGAAGTATAAAATAGAACAAAAAGCTGACCTCTCCCCCCTGACTGTCGCAGATCAATTATCCCATGAATGGATACAGGGCAGCTTGGCACAGCTGCCTGAGAAAATGCCCATACTCAGTGAAGAGGGATCGGATGTGCCTTACGGTGAGAGAAGATGCTGGAAAACATTTTGGATGGTTGATCCATTGGATGGAACCAAAGAATTCATTAAGCGAAATGGTGAATTCACAGTCAATATCGCTCTTATCTCTGAAAATAGACCGGTCTTGGGTGTCATCTATGCCCCTGCTTTGGATATGGTGTATTGTGCTGAAAAAGGAAAGGGCGCATATAAAATACACCATGCCAGCTCCCCACTTAAAAAGAAAATGGTGAAAATAGCCACCTCCTCTCCAGAAGTGAAAAAAGTCATCTTGTCCAGATCCCACCTGAATGATGCAACTTCAGCGTACGTTGCATCCCTTCAGCAAAAGGGTTTGAAACTACAGTATGAATCCATCGGAAGCTCGTTGAAGTTCTGCCAGGTTGCAGAAGGGACCGCACACTATTACCCCCGCTACGCCCCGACGATGGAATGGGATACGGCAGCCGGTCAGATCATTGTGGAAGAAGCAAATGGACAGGTGCTGGTTAAGCATACAGGTATGCCCCTTCAGTACAATAAGGAAAACCTGACCAACCCTGCTTTTCTTTGTACGATCCCTACAACGGAATAG
- the cysC gene encoding adenylyl-sulfate kinase produces the protein MKSEHISWHGGKVEKEDRHRLHQHKSAVIWFTGLSGSGKSTLSVELEKGLFERGIHTYRLDGDNIRHGLNGDLTFTDGDRKENIRRIGEVSKLFVDAGIITLTAFISPFKNDRALVRTLFPEGEFIEVYVQASVEECSRRDPKGLYKKVKNGEIKDFTGIDSPYEAPDSPEIVIDTETQTVEQSVQQILLYLKRRKLIP, from the coding sequence TTGAAAAGTGAACATATTTCTTGGCATGGCGGCAAAGTTGAAAAAGAAGACCGGCACCGCCTTCATCAACATAAAAGTGCAGTGATCTGGTTCACAGGTTTATCCGGGTCTGGTAAATCCACCCTTTCAGTTGAGCTAGAAAAAGGTCTGTTTGAAAGAGGGATCCATACCTATCGCCTTGATGGCGATAATATCCGCCACGGGTTGAACGGTGATCTGACTTTCACTGATGGTGATCGTAAAGAAAACATCCGCAGAATCGGGGAAGTATCCAAATTGTTTGTAGATGCCGGCATCATCACATTGACCGCTTTCATTTCTCCATTTAAAAATGACCGGGCGCTTGTGCGAACCTTGTTTCCTGAAGGTGAATTCATCGAAGTATACGTTCAAGCAAGCGTTGAGGAATGCTCAAGGAGAGATCCAAAAGGCTTATATAAAAAGGTGAAAAATGGGGAGATCAAGGATTTTACAGGAATAGATTCCCCATATGAAGCGCCAGACTCTCCTGAAATTGTGATTGATACCGAAACACAGACCGTTGAACAATCTGTTCAACAGATCCTCCTCTATTTAAAAAGAAGAAAATTGATACCATGA
- a CDS encoding SLC13 family permease yields the protein MIEFYIVIAGMIMMLSCLIFEIERPEIIIPSTLLFFVMTGVISLQEATKGFSNEGMLTIGLLFLIAGSIQGSGIVDHALLKLLDRSNSSRHMLAKLLFPVSILSAFLNNTPIVIAFTPLVKKWCEDHQLSPSKFLIPLSYATILGGTITLIGTSTNLVVHGLLLDHNLRGFTFFELSKVGIPVTLIGLCYLIFFSNYLLPARKSTLAKGENVREFTGEVLILEDFPYIQKTVEQAKLRSLKGLFLVSIIRDTGVITPVSNTTVLKANDRLIFTGDITTITELQGNKGLQLLSTVEDDFPRHHELVQAVVSHHSSLLFKRIKETNFRSRYDAAVIAVHRQNQRLKAKIGDIVLKPGDSLLLVAGAEFQKRIHTNDFYLVTPIDKKILTQKQKKQGWFSVLLLGAMILLVTFGFVSMLTGMTLAALILFLFRIVHPQVAKNAIQWNVLIIISCSFGIGYALMNSGVASFAASLLMEASQPFGIFAVITAIYLLTNVFTELMTNSAAAVMMFPISLEISSAMNLDPVALAVLVTIAASASFATPIGYQTNLIVYGPGGYQFKDFLRIGIPLNIITMITTVTAVHFFWL from the coding sequence ATGATTGAGTTTTATATCGTCATTGCGGGCATGATCATGATGCTCTCTTGTTTGATTTTCGAAATCGAGCGGCCAGAAATCATCATCCCTTCCACTCTTCTATTTTTCGTCATGACCGGGGTCATTTCTCTACAGGAAGCAACCAAAGGTTTCTCCAATGAAGGGATGCTGACAATCGGATTATTGTTCTTAATTGCCGGCAGCATTCAAGGAAGCGGCATCGTCGATCATGCCCTCTTGAAGCTGTTGGACCGCTCCAATTCCTCGAGGCATATGCTGGCCAAGCTGCTCTTCCCGGTATCCATCCTGTCCGCTTTCCTGAATAACACACCGATCGTCATTGCCTTTACGCCACTTGTAAAGAAGTGGTGTGAAGATCACCAGCTATCTCCTTCTAAATTCCTTATCCCACTTTCATATGCGACAATCCTCGGGGGAACGATCACGCTTATTGGCACATCGACGAACCTCGTTGTGCATGGCTTACTCCTTGATCATAATTTGAGAGGTTTCACTTTCTTCGAATTAAGCAAAGTCGGCATCCCGGTTACTTTAATCGGGCTCTGTTACCTTATCTTTTTCAGCAACTATCTCCTGCCTGCAAGGAAAAGCACTCTGGCAAAAGGTGAAAATGTAAGGGAATTTACAGGGGAGGTCCTGATCCTCGAAGATTTTCCTTATATTCAAAAAACAGTGGAACAGGCGAAACTCCGAAGTCTGAAAGGATTATTCCTGGTCAGTATCATCCGGGATACCGGTGTGATCACACCGGTATCCAATACCACCGTATTGAAAGCGAATGATCGTTTGATTTTCACCGGTGATATTACCACCATCACCGAACTTCAGGGAAATAAAGGACTGCAATTGCTCTCTACAGTCGAGGATGATTTCCCCCGGCATCACGAACTGGTACAGGCGGTTGTTTCACACCATTCATCATTATTATTTAAAAGAATAAAAGAAACGAATTTCAGAAGCAGATATGATGCCGCTGTCATTGCCGTCCACAGGCAAAACCAGCGCTTGAAGGCCAAGATCGGGGATATTGTCTTAAAACCCGGGGATAGTCTCCTCCTTGTAGCCGGGGCTGAATTTCAAAAAAGAATCCATACAAATGACTTCTACCTCGTAACCCCGATTGATAAGAAAATCCTCACCCAAAAGCAGAAAAAACAAGGGTGGTTTTCGGTTTTGCTGCTGGGTGCCATGATTCTTCTTGTAACGTTTGGCTTTGTTTCCATGCTCACCGGTATGACTTTGGCCGCCTTGATTCTATTTCTCTTCAGGATCGTTCATCCACAAGTTGCAAAGAACGCGATTCAATGGAACGTCTTGATCATCATTTCCTGCTCATTCGGCATCGGTTATGCCTTGATGAATTCAGGCGTGGCTTCATTCGCCGCAAGCTTATTGATGGAAGCATCGCAGCCATTCGGGATTTTCGCCGTCATCACGGCCATTTATCTGCTCACCAATGTGTTTACAGAGTTGATGACAAACAGTGCAGCCGCGGTCATGATGTTTCCGATTTCACTTGAAATATCGAGTGCCATGAATCTGGATCCAGTCGCACTGGCCGTACTTGTGACCATTGCCGCATCTGCAAGCTTTGCGACCCCGATCGGTTATCAGACCAACTTAATCGTCTACGGTCCAGGTGGATATCAGTTCAAGGATTTCTTAAGAATCGGCATCCCGCTGAATATCATCACCATGATCACCACCGTTACGGCAGTTCATTTCTTTTGGTTATAA
- the sat gene encoding sulfate adenylyltransferase produces the protein MISPHGGKLIDLVMKGIERELWLTKASAFPSSITLDSWGLSDLVLISTGAFSPLTGFMGQRDYLNVLKDMRLSNGLVWSLPITLPIPKQLQETLSIGESVSLKGKDGVIYGTMEIEEMYEYSKEAEALFVFKTLDKLHPGVKKTFEKDDVYVAGPVRLLAFPPIFKDSFKSPEQLREIFKEKGWKSIVAFQTRNPIHRAHEYIQKTALEHVDGLLIHPLVGDTKQDDIPAPVRMRSYHALLDGYYPKNRAVLSTFPAAMRYAGPREAVFHSLVRKNFGCTHFIVGRDHAGVGDYYGTYDAQEIFHSFSKEEIGIEILKFDHAFYCMKCAAMATRKTCPHSQEFHIHLSGTKVRQMLREGIIPPKEFSRPEVIDILMEEMRSDSENGGNNKETKT, from the coding sequence ATGATTTCCCCACATGGAGGCAAACTTATTGACCTTGTGATGAAAGGAATAGAAAGGGAGCTATGGCTGACAAAGGCTTCTGCCTTCCCCTCCTCCATCACACTCGATTCATGGGGCCTTTCTGATTTGGTCCTGATTTCTACAGGTGCCTTCAGTCCTTTGACAGGCTTCATGGGACAGAGAGATTATTTAAATGTGTTGAAGGACATGCGTTTATCAAATGGTTTGGTCTGGAGTCTGCCCATCACGCTCCCGATACCGAAACAGTTACAGGAGACTCTTTCCATTGGTGAATCCGTCTCCCTCAAAGGGAAAGATGGCGTCATTTATGGGACGATGGAAATAGAGGAAATGTATGAATACAGCAAAGAAGCTGAAGCCCTATTCGTTTTTAAAACGTTGGACAAACTTCACCCCGGCGTAAAGAAAACATTCGAAAAAGATGATGTGTATGTAGCAGGGCCAGTAAGACTCCTGGCATTTCCCCCTATTTTTAAAGATTCCTTCAAATCCCCCGAACAACTGAGGGAAATCTTCAAAGAAAAAGGATGGAAAAGCATCGTCGCGTTTCAAACACGGAATCCGATTCACCGGGCCCATGAATACATCCAAAAGACAGCCCTGGAACATGTGGATGGATTATTGATCCACCCTTTGGTAGGGGATACAAAACAGGATGATATTCCTGCTCCTGTGCGGATGAGGAGCTATCATGCATTGCTCGATGGATATTACCCGAAAAATCGAGCAGTGCTGTCCACTTTCCCGGCGGCCATGAGATATGCAGGTCCCAGAGAAGCAGTGTTTCACAGCCTTGTCAGGAAAAACTTTGGATGTACCCACTTCATTGTGGGAAGAGACCATGCAGGTGTAGGGGATTATTACGGTACCTATGATGCTCAGGAAATCTTCCATTCTTTTTCGAAAGAAGAGATAGGAATCGAGATCTTGAAATTCGATCATGCTTTTTATTGCATGAAATGTGCAGCCATGGCAACCCGTAAGACATGTCCGCATTCACAGGAATTCCATATTCACCTAAGCGGGACAAAAGTGCGGCAGATGCTGCGGGAAGGCATCATTCCCCCGAAAGAATTTTCAAGGCCGGAAGTAATTGACATCCTAATGGAAGAAATGAGATCCGATTCAGAGAATGGGGGAAACAATAAGGAGACAAAAACATGA